From Deinococcus aquaticus, one genomic window encodes:
- a CDS encoding DUF11 domain-containing protein has product MRKPPVLQLLTALALTLVSPAYAAGTPAGTVIQNTAVLEFTPEGGPPTSIPTPPVTTTVTAVCALSVLPNGSVAAPGQSYSLLPGEGATLRYSVSNTGNDVNTANLSVLTDAASQFLPGDLSIHEDSNGNGVVDPGEAAVTALTLAADQTRTVLVQVSTAAANRGAAYLNLVAACATNTSGRPGETDDDNVARVSVGEPPELTLTKTFTPAVVRPGEDTLVTLTARNTGQGASRPVTVTDFLNTPDMRDFVFRSASASLSGGGVIEYSADGSTWSASETAPVSAVRARTESLPAGGTLTLTFRLSAPATDVGTRRNVGQLRSSDVSVDAPADITVRYTPSIALGPISNPQALPGGELSSDDKQVRQNALLNQEICFPHTVQNLGDRPDSITITGRVVTGQATVRFTELNGAPITEPFIVPDLAPQATRDFNACYVPTKASTSTANEALRVALTATSSRGAADNLTIDCVINIAPDLLNPVKTGDAGEGVVAPGQVITYTLTFNNPQSFALTNLVLRDNLKNLQILDAQGQVIRTDSLEFVSADQGGALEGTDVVWRFARLAPGETLTLSLRARVPAGTPDGARAVNTFTVSSSEVPEPVRSNPVQNGVFDQVNLSLVKTSSPATVSFGQTITYTFTVTNRSATGALQEIRVTDNLPAGLDYVDGSSTLNGASIIPAVTGREYVWIIPGLAPGATAVITFDAVVTPAAGSQIRNSALATAISNNGEIKTPPSSALNTIDPLIFGRNTADLVGYVFLDVNRNGVYDRGTDIPCQNARVVLAGGRIALTDAEGRYHFRNLMEGTAALRLDPNSVAAQAISVPQDAGRPGSRLVFLRNLTSVDFPLAPQAGDIAVIRDTTLRVSSTLPGQPERSLLIRKGLFLTDEPGEYRVQLILSANADLSGVTLTDPLPQGAVLTDGQNVLTYDTLASGERAVTYRFRWAGDPKGAVTDPTASWRY; this is encoded by the coding sequence GTGCGAAAACCCCCTGTGCTTCAACTGCTGACGGCGCTGGCCCTGACCCTGGTCAGCCCTGCGTACGCGGCGGGCACGCCAGCCGGGACCGTGATCCAGAACACTGCCGTTCTGGAATTCACGCCGGAGGGCGGCCCGCCCACATCCATTCCCACGCCGCCCGTAACGACCACCGTGACGGCCGTGTGCGCCCTGAGCGTCCTGCCGAACGGCAGTGTGGCCGCGCCCGGCCAGAGCTACAGCCTGCTGCCCGGTGAGGGTGCCACGCTGCGCTACAGCGTCTCGAACACCGGGAACGACGTGAACACCGCGAACCTCAGTGTCCTGACCGACGCCGCCTCGCAGTTCCTGCCCGGCGACCTCAGCATTCACGAGGACAGCAACGGCAACGGCGTGGTCGACCCCGGCGAGGCGGCCGTCACGGCCCTCACGCTGGCCGCCGACCAGACCCGCACCGTGCTGGTGCAGGTCAGTACCGCCGCCGCCAACCGCGGGGCCGCGTACCTGAACCTCGTGGCCGCCTGCGCCACGAACACCAGTGGCCGCCCCGGCGAGACCGACGACGACAACGTGGCCCGCGTGAGCGTCGGCGAGCCCCCGGAACTGACCCTGACCAAGACCTTCACGCCCGCCGTGGTCCGCCCCGGCGAGGACACCCTGGTCACCCTGACCGCCCGCAACACCGGCCAGGGAGCCTCGCGCCCCGTGACGGTCACGGACTTCCTGAACACCCCGGACATGCGCGACTTCGTGTTCCGCAGTGCCAGCGCCAGCCTGAGCGGCGGCGGCGTCATCGAGTACAGCGCCGACGGCAGCACCTGGTCGGCCAGCGAGACCGCGCCGGTCAGTGCTGTCCGCGCCCGCACCGAGAGCCTCCCGGCCGGCGGCACGCTGACCCTCACCTTCCGCCTGAGTGCGCCCGCCACCGACGTCGGTACGCGCCGCAACGTGGGACAGCTGCGCAGCAGCGACGTCAGCGTCGACGCCCCGGCCGACATCACGGTGCGTTACACGCCCAGCATCGCCCTCGGCCCGATCAGCAACCCGCAGGCGCTGCCCGGCGGGGAACTCAGCAGCGACGACAAGCAGGTCCGTCAGAACGCCCTGCTGAACCAGGAGATCTGCTTCCCGCACACCGTGCAGAACCTCGGTGACCGCCCCGACAGCATCACCATCACCGGCCGCGTCGTGACCGGGCAGGCCACCGTGCGCTTCACGGAACTGAACGGCGCGCCCATCACCGAACCGTTCATCGTGCCTGACCTCGCGCCGCAGGCCACCCGCGACTTCAACGCCTGCTACGTGCCCACAAAGGCCAGCACCAGCACCGCCAACGAGGCCCTGCGCGTCGCGCTGACCGCCACGAGCAGCCGCGGAGCCGCCGACAACCTGACCATCGACTGCGTGATCAACATCGCGCCCGACCTGCTCAACCCGGTCAAGACCGGCGACGCGGGCGAAGGCGTGGTCGCGCCCGGTCAGGTCATCACGTACACCCTGACCTTCAACAACCCGCAGAGCTTCGCGCTGACCAACCTGGTCCTGCGCGACAACCTGAAGAACCTGCAGATTCTGGACGCCCAGGGGCAGGTCATCCGCACCGACAGCCTGGAATTCGTCTCGGCCGACCAGGGCGGCGCACTCGAAGGCACTGACGTCGTGTGGCGCTTCGCGCGCCTCGCGCCCGGCGAGACCCTGACCTTGAGCCTCAGGGCCCGCGTGCCCGCCGGCACGCCCGACGGGGCCCGCGCCGTGAACACCTTCACGGTCAGCAGCAGCGAGGTCCCCGAACCCGTCCGTTCGAACCCCGTGCAGAACGGCGTGTTCGATCAGGTGAACCTGAGTCTGGTGAAGACCAGCAGTCCCGCCACCGTCTCGTTCGGTCAGACCATCACCTACACCTTCACCGTCACCAACCGCTCGGCCACCGGAGCCCTTCAGGAAATCAGGGTCACGGACAACCTGCCCGCCGGCCTGGATTACGTGGACGGTAGCAGCACCCTGAACGGCGCGTCGATCATTCCTGCCGTGACGGGCCGCGAGTACGTGTGGATCATTCCCGGCCTCGCCCCGGGCGCGACCGCCGTCATCACCTTCGACGCCGTGGTCACGCCCGCCGCTGGCAGCCAGATCCGCAACAGCGCCCTGGCGACCGCCATCAGCAACAACGGCGAGATCAAGACGCCGCCCAGCAGCGCCCTGAACACCATCGACCCGCTGATCTTCGGCCGCAACACCGCCGATCTGGTCGGGTACGTGTTCCTGGACGTGAACCGCAACGGCGTGTACGACCGTGGCACCGACATTCCCTGCCAGAACGCCCGCGTGGTCCTGGCCGGCGGCCGGATTGCCCTGACCGACGCGGAGGGCCGTTACCACTTCCGTAACCTGATGGAAGGCACGGCCGCGCTACGCCTGGACCCCAACTCGGTCGCTGCGCAGGCTATCAGCGTGCCGCAGGACGCGGGCCGCCCCGGCAGCCGACTGGTGTTCCTGCGCAACCTGACCAGCGTGGACTTCCCGCTGGCCCCGCAGGCAGGTGACATCGCCGTGATCCGCGACACCACCCTGCGCGTGTCCAGCACCCTGCCCGGCCAGCCGGAACGCAGCCTGCTGATCCGCAAGGGGTTGTTCCTGACCGACGAGCCCGGCGAGTACCGCGTGCAGCTGATCCTGAGCGCCAACGCGGACCTGAGCGGCGTGACCCTTACCGACCCGCTGCCGCAGGGCGCGGTCCTGACCGACGGCCAGAACGTCCTGACCTACGACACGCTTGCCAGTGGAGAACGCGCGGTGACCTACCGCTTCCGCTGGGCAGGCGACCCTAAAGGCGCCGTCACCGACCCGACGGCCAGCTGGAGGTACTGA